One genomic window of Blastopirellula retiformator includes the following:
- a CDS encoding efflux RND transporter permease subunit has product MSEDNGRTGSVKLVAVVLVQLLIGAGISLIGILQIKTNIEDVMQWLPDHSEERDLYEELVAQFGVDDFLVATWDGCTVEDPRLTLVQRRLQQEDDLGLIARTVSGGDLIEDAAAYEDADAIRERFQAFFFGEQDQTCIAIILTKKGMTSRLKSVEFVNETVRAGVGPDATDVLVVGYPAISAEGDRLIRKNLVEALLPCCLLATVAAWFFLRDLRLVTVIFLTSGIAAGNSIAFVTLTGHMWGGLTSAIPALTFILTVSGTLHLVNYARGADQEQIATTALRLGWKPCLFSALTTAVSMLSLSHSEYQAIREFGFFCAVGVVTSVFWQLAFAPWALQLIADAIAIPRAGMSLVHMHDWTASHPRIVFGAFMATLAVTAGGLLRLQSGLKVEEMFGTHNTVIQEVAQFEEKIGPIDQTELLIVFADPKPAEFAERAAAMRRLQMVLERLPEVDATLSAAAWLPPEPQRRGFAGVSARVVYRRRLAEMRQPLVETSYLSLGTTEAEAESETWRVSIRFPLGDNVDFFALRDVVGQVAQAELADSFSPGEFQIRQTGVGLLYHVAQSKLMADLFYNYLLAFAVICPLMILVLRSLTLGVLSMIPNCFPAICLYGAIGLYGQPIDIGIAIAGCIALGIAVDDTTHFMLRTEEISSRGGKTGKIKYSAIRTAYSQCSRAMLATTLIAAVGLAAFLNQTLLVMARFSLVLILSLAIALVCDLLLLPALLYTFPVTDRDSPGDQGQASFPATSDGD; this is encoded by the coding sequence ATGTCTGAAGATAACGGCAGAACCGGATCTGTAAAACTGGTCGCCGTTGTGCTTGTTCAGCTGCTGATCGGCGCTGGGATTAGTCTGATCGGCATCCTGCAGATCAAGACGAATATCGAGGACGTCATGCAATGGCTTCCCGATCATTCCGAGGAGCGGGATCTGTACGAGGAACTGGTGGCGCAGTTTGGCGTCGACGACTTTCTGGTGGCGACGTGGGATGGCTGTACGGTCGAGGATCCTCGGCTGACGCTGGTTCAGCGACGTCTGCAGCAGGAGGACGATCTGGGGCTGATCGCCCGCACCGTCTCTGGCGGCGACCTGATCGAAGACGCGGCGGCCTACGAAGATGCCGACGCAATTCGAGAGCGGTTTCAGGCCTTCTTTTTTGGTGAACAGGATCAGACCTGCATCGCGATTATCCTGACCAAAAAAGGAATGACCAGCCGGTTGAAATCGGTCGAGTTTGTGAACGAAACGGTCCGTGCTGGGGTCGGACCCGACGCGACCGACGTGTTGGTCGTCGGGTATCCGGCGATTTCGGCGGAGGGAGATCGTCTGATTCGCAAGAATCTGGTCGAGGCGCTGCTTCCATGTTGTTTACTGGCGACGGTGGCGGCCTGGTTCTTCTTACGCGACTTGCGGCTGGTGACGGTAATCTTTCTAACTAGCGGCATTGCGGCCGGCAACAGTATCGCCTTTGTTACCTTGACCGGTCACATGTGGGGCGGGCTGACGTCGGCGATCCCGGCGCTCACCTTTATCCTGACGGTGTCGGGGACGCTGCATCTGGTCAATTATGCCCGCGGCGCCGATCAAGAGCAGATCGCCACAACGGCGCTACGGCTCGGCTGGAAGCCATGTCTCTTTTCGGCGCTGACGACCGCAGTCAGCATGTTGTCGCTCAGTCATAGCGAATACCAGGCGATTCGCGAGTTTGGGTTCTTCTGCGCTGTCGGCGTCGTGACCTCCGTCTTCTGGCAGTTGGCGTTCGCTCCCTGGGCATTGCAACTGATCGCGGACGCAATCGCGATTCCGCGCGCCGGAATGTCGTTGGTGCATATGCACGATTGGACCGCTTCGCACCCGCGGATTGTGTTCGGCGCGTTTATGGCGACATTGGCCGTTACCGCCGGCGGCTTGCTGCGGTTGCAAAGTGGGCTGAAAGTCGAAGAGATGTTTGGGACCCACAATACGGTGATTCAAGAGGTCGCCCAGTTCGAGGAAAAGATCGGTCCGATTGACCAGACCGAACTCCTGATCGTGTTTGCCGATCCCAAGCCTGCGGAGTTTGCCGAGCGGGCCGCGGCGATGCGCCGCTTGCAGATGGTGCTGGAACGCCTGCCGGAAGTCGACGCCACGCTGTCGGCTGCCGCCTGGCTTCCTCCAGAGCCCCAGCGTCGCGGGTTCGCCGGCGTCAGCGCCCGCGTCGTCTATCGTCGCCGCCTGGCCGAAATGCGTCAGCCACTGGTCGAAACGTCCTACTTGTCGCTGGGGACAACCGAGGCCGAAGCGGAGAGCGAAACGTGGCGAGTCAGCATTCGTTTTCCGCTTGGCGACAATGTCGACTTCTTCGCGCTGCGTGATGTCGTTGGTCAAGTGGCGCAGGCGGAGCTGGCCGATAGCTTCTCGCCAGGGGAGTTCCAGATTCGACAAACTGGCGTTGGCCTGCTGTATCATGTCGCCCAAAGCAAGCTGATGGCCGATCTGTTCTACAACTACCTCTTGGCGTTCGCGGTGATCTGTCCGCTGATGATCCTCGTGCTGCGATCGCTGACCCTGGGCGTGTTGTCGATGATCCCGAACTGCTTTCCTGCAATTTGCTTGTATGGCGCGATTGGCCTGTATGGTCAGCCGATCGACATCGGCATTGCGATCGCGGGTTGCATCGCCCTGGGAATTGCGGTGGACGACACAACTCACTTCATGCTGCGGACGGAAGAGATATCCTCTCGCGGCGGAAAGACAGGCAAGATCAAATACAGCGCAATCCGCACCGCCTATTCGCAATGCTCGCGCGCGATGTTGGCCACCACCTTGATCGCGGCGGTTGGGCTGGCGGCATTCTTGAACCAGACGCTGCTGGTGATGGCCCGGTTTTCGTTGGTGTTGATTCTCTCGCTGGCGATCGCGCTGGTCTGCGACTTGCTGCTGCTGCCGGCGCTGCTCTACACGTTTCCGGTCACCGATCGAGATTCGCCTGGCGACCAGGGCCAGGCGAGTTTTCCTGCGACGTCCGACGGCGACTAG
- a CDS encoding response regulator produces the protein MGLAKRSIVHVDDSRVILEKVRDLLSELDFEVASVDDPTRVPEVLEETGCRILVSDLEMPQMTGLDLLKKIKGDDGGISVIMLTGAIGPTAIAHSRQFSLARQANLCDNRSPSEHFSAGDRRGEERQEKADHEAGCRRGGTARVGEIFYVARRRPVACESAA, from the coding sequence ATGGGACTGGCAAAGCGAAGTATCGTGCATGTGGACGATTCGAGAGTGATCCTCGAAAAGGTGCGTGACCTTCTCTCGGAGCTCGATTTTGAGGTCGCCTCGGTCGACGATCCAACCCGCGTCCCGGAAGTTCTCGAAGAAACCGGCTGCCGAATTCTCGTTTCCGATCTCGAAATGCCGCAGATGACCGGCCTCGATCTGTTGAAGAAGATCAAAGGAGACGATGGCGGAATCAGCGTGATCATGCTGACCGGGGCCATCGGGCCCACGGCTATCGCGCACTCTAGGCAATTTAGCCTAGCGCGGCAAGCGAATCTTTGCGACAATCGTTCTCCATCTGAACACTTCTCAGCGGGAGATCGGCGTGGCGAAGAGCGGCAGGAAAAAGCGGATCACGAAGCGGGTTGTCGCCGAGGCGGAACTGCGCGAGTTGGCGAAATATTTTACGTCGCTCGACGACGCCCGGTCGCATGTGAATCGGCGGCATAA
- a CDS encoding CPCC family cysteine-rich protein, which yields MPYPCPVCGFEVFDEPAGSYETCPACGWDDDAVQLRFPHLQHGSNEGSLWQWQQAALQRYPLDQQTFESYHRCPDWRPLTPSDCGDAEGQPITGSDYLDIAALDAPAYYWRPSQ from the coding sequence ATGCCGTACCCCTGCCCTGTCTGTGGATTTGAAGTGTTTGACGAGCCGGCCGGCAGCTACGAGACCTGCCCGGCATGCGGCTGGGATGACGACGCGGTCCAGCTCCGTTTTCCCCACTTGCAACATGGCTCGAACGAAGGGTCGCTCTGGCAGTGGCAGCAAGCCGCGCTGCAGCGTTACCCGCTCGACCAACAGACGTTCGAGTCCTATCACCGCTGCCCCGACTGGCGTCCGCTAACGCCCAGCGACTGCGGCGACGCTGAGGGCCAGCCGATCACCGGCAGCGACTATCTCGACATCGCGGCCCTCGACGCCCCGGCCTATTACTGGCGGCCATCGCAATAA
- a CDS encoding aminotransferase class I/II-fold pyridoxal phosphate-dependent enzyme, whose product MKKPATLLEALRKHVDSHGDKTAFTFLKSDEETISISFRELDASAQQIARRLLTVARPGDRALLMYQAGITFIEAFLGCLYAGIVAVPAYPPKRNRNADRILTIAQDCTPKLLLCSTETRQNVEGVIAKSVPGASLVVTDQLPDGDNVELPELRPDQLAFLQYTSGSTASPKGVMVTHGNIVANELLIQKYFQFSLETVMVSWLPMFHDMGLIGGILGPLFVGAPSILMAPNTFLRDPMKWLETVSKYKATVTGAPNFAYELCAKRITLEEKRTLDLSSLNVAFNGSEPVRAETLERFTREFAECGFHPDAFFPCYGMAETTLLVSGGPPLSKTEVVTVDLAQLEQHRIIETPAGRPLVSCGQIGPDLEVRIVNPETSVACGENEVGEIWAHGDSVASGYWQRAEASLHGFQAKLAGDDRNWLRTGDYGFIRNETLYVTGRLKDLIIIRGRNIYPQDIEELVERRFDAIQPNCCAAFSVESAGEEKLLVVAAGSREMVRWSNSPHGPNGELVELNHQIDGLRSDILNQFEVSLTDLVFVRPTTFPTTSSGKVQRQLTKRLFEGGQFEILFESEVRTPETVETSLSGSEELTSLICETLKEWSVDEEQRLPPLDGHTTFTSLGIDSLAAADIGTRLEKKLGCAIEADTLYDHHTIDELSQFLSRRVPGVSKACDKCGPLSQEDYLDFYKEKIKRIQHFRDAGHDYFGTPIAHQQGSYVHVGDRKMLMMASYSYLGLINRPEINQAAEEAIQSYGTGAHGVRLLAGTFDAHRELEKEIADFFHSDDAIVYSSGFMTNLATIAALVGKGDVVLGDELNHASIVDGCQFSAATFELFPHNDLQALEAQLKRHTGKRILVVVDAVYSMEGDIAPLPEIVQLCRKFGAMLMVDEAHSLGVIGETGRGIQEHFDLPDDAIDIKMGTLSKSIASCGGFIAARQEIIDYLKCNARGFIFSASLPAAQVGAARKCFEIIRKEPDLAGHLRKLRDQFVNGLRELGYEVPATESAVVPIIFPTEQETLEATGYCRDNGLFVVPVFYPAVPMDKPRIRATVTASLTEDDVDAALSVFQSLAIAREQKEAGRKAPANGACQNGRPKYCDRKLAADEAVRPTR is encoded by the coding sequence ATGAAGAAACCCGCTACCCTCCTCGAAGCGCTCCGCAAACACGTCGATTCGCATGGAGATAAGACCGCATTCACATTTCTGAAGTCGGACGAAGAGACGATTTCGATCAGCTTTCGCGAGCTTGACGCGAGCGCTCAACAGATCGCACGGCGCCTGCTGACGGTCGCCCGACCAGGCGATCGCGCATTGCTGATGTACCAGGCCGGCATCACCTTTATCGAAGCCTTCCTAGGATGCCTGTACGCGGGCATCGTCGCCGTCCCGGCGTACCCCCCCAAAAGGAACCGGAACGCCGATCGGATTTTGACGATTGCGCAAGACTGCACGCCCAAGCTGCTCCTCTGCTCGACGGAGACCCGGCAGAACGTCGAAGGGGTGATCGCTAAATCGGTCCCGGGCGCTTCCCTTGTCGTCACCGACCAGTTGCCCGATGGCGACAACGTCGAACTGCCGGAACTACGCCCCGACCAATTGGCGTTCCTGCAATACACGTCAGGCTCGACGGCGAGTCCGAAAGGAGTGATGGTGACGCATGGCAACATCGTCGCCAACGAACTGCTGATTCAGAAATACTTCCAGTTTTCGCTCGAGACGGTGATGGTCTCATGGCTGCCAATGTTCCATGACATGGGACTGATCGGCGGCATCCTCGGTCCGTTGTTCGTCGGCGCACCATCGATCTTGATGGCGCCCAATACGTTCCTCCGCGATCCGATGAAATGGCTCGAGACCGTCTCAAAGTACAAGGCGACCGTGACCGGCGCCCCCAACTTCGCCTACGAGCTGTGCGCAAAACGCATCACTTTGGAGGAAAAGCGAACGCTTGATCTCTCATCGCTAAACGTCGCGTTCAATGGTTCGGAACCGGTGCGTGCCGAAACGCTGGAACGTTTCACCCGCGAATTCGCCGAGTGCGGCTTTCATCCCGACGCGTTCTTCCCTTGCTACGGCATGGCGGAGACGACGCTGCTGGTCTCAGGCGGTCCTCCTTTGAGCAAGACCGAGGTCGTCACGGTCGATCTCGCGCAGTTGGAACAGCACCGCATTATCGAAACGCCGGCAGGTCGTCCGCTGGTTAGCTGTGGCCAGATTGGTCCCGATTTAGAAGTCCGGATCGTCAATCCGGAAACTTCGGTCGCATGCGGCGAGAATGAAGTAGGCGAGATCTGGGCGCATGGCGATAGCGTCGCCAGCGGCTATTGGCAACGCGCCGAAGCGTCGCTCCATGGTTTTCAAGCCAAGCTGGCCGGCGATGATCGCAACTGGCTGCGAACCGGCGACTACGGCTTTATTCGCAACGAAACGCTGTACGTCACTGGCCGCTTGAAAGACTTGATCATCATTCGCGGTCGCAACATCTATCCGCAGGATATTGAAGAGTTGGTCGAACGACGCTTCGACGCCATTCAGCCCAATTGCTGCGCCGCGTTTTCGGTCGAATCCGCCGGCGAAGAAAAACTGCTGGTCGTCGCGGCCGGATCGCGTGAGATGGTTCGCTGGTCGAACTCTCCGCATGGCCCCAATGGCGAACTGGTCGAATTGAATCATCAGATCGATGGTCTCCGCAGCGACATCCTGAATCAATTTGAAGTATCGCTGACCGATCTCGTCTTCGTACGCCCGACGACGTTCCCGACTACCTCCAGCGGTAAGGTTCAGCGTCAATTGACGAAACGCTTGTTTGAAGGAGGTCAATTCGAGATCCTCTTCGAGTCCGAAGTGCGAACGCCGGAAACGGTCGAAACTTCGTTGTCAGGCTCCGAGGAACTGACCTCCCTGATCTGCGAGACGCTGAAGGAATGGTCGGTCGATGAGGAACAACGTCTGCCGCCGCTGGACGGACACACGACGTTCACCTCGCTGGGGATCGACTCGCTGGCCGCGGCCGATATTGGTACGCGACTCGAGAAAAAACTAGGCTGCGCGATCGAAGCCGACACGCTTTACGATCATCACACCATTGATGAGCTGAGCCAGTTCCTTAGCCGTCGCGTCCCGGGCGTTTCGAAGGCATGCGATAAATGCGGTCCGCTGTCGCAGGAAGACTACCTCGACTTTTACAAAGAGAAGATCAAGCGGATTCAGCATTTTCGTGACGCCGGCCACGACTACTTCGGCACGCCGATCGCTCATCAGCAGGGTAGCTACGTTCATGTCGGCGATCGCAAGATGCTGATGATGGCGTCGTATAGCTACCTGGGTTTGATCAATCGCCCCGAGATCAATCAGGCGGCCGAAGAAGCGATTCAATCGTACGGCACCGGCGCCCATGGCGTGCGGTTGTTGGCCGGCACCTTCGACGCTCACCGCGAGCTGGAAAAGGAAATCGCCGACTTCTTCCATTCCGACGACGCGATCGTCTACAGCAGCGGCTTCATGACCAACCTGGCGACCATCGCCGCACTGGTCGGCAAGGGAGACGTCGTGCTGGGCGACGAATTGAATCACGCCAGCATCGTTGACGGCTGTCAGTTCTCGGCGGCCACCTTCGAGCTGTTCCCCCACAATGACTTGCAGGCGCTCGAAGCGCAGCTGAAGCGGCACACCGGCAAACGGATCCTGGTCGTCGTCGACGCCGTCTATTCGATGGAAGGGGATATTGCTCCCCTGCCGGAGATCGTGCAACTATGCCGCAAGTTCGGCGCCATGCTGATGGTGGACGAAGCCCACAGTCTTGGCGTGATTGGCGAGACCGGCCGCGGCATCCAGGAACACTTCGACCTGCCTGACGACGCCATCGACATCAAGATGGGCACGCTCTCGAAGTCGATCGCCAGTTGCGGCGGTTTCATCGCCGCCCGACAAGAGATCATCGACTACCTGAAGTGCAACGCCCGCGGCTTCATCTTCTCGGCCTCGCTGCCGGCCGCCCAGGTTGGCGCCGCGCGGAAGTGCTTCGAGATCATCCGGAAAGAACCGGACCTGGCGGGGCACTTGCGGAAGCTGCGCGATCAGTTCGTCAACGGCCTCCGCGAGCTAGGCTACGAAGTCCCGGCGACGGAATCGGCGGTCGTGCCGATCATCTTCCCGACCGAACAGGAAACGCTGGAAGCGACCGGATATTGCCGCGACAACGGCCTGTTCGTCGTTCCGGTCTTCTATCCGGCGGTGCCGATGGACAAACCGCGGATCCGCGCCACGGTGACCGCGTCGCTGACGGAAGATGACGTCGACGCCGCGTTGAGCGTCTTCCAGTCGCTGGCGATCGCCCGCGAGCAAAAGGAGGCCGGTAGGAAGGCGCCGGCGAACGGCGCTTGTCAAAATGGTCGCCCGAAGTATTGCGATCGCAAGCTGGCGGCCGACGAAGCGGTGCGTCCGACGCGCTAG
- a CDS encoding sulfatase family protein — protein sequence MPIRSLFACLAFTLFSFATLLADERPNVILVMADDQGWGDVSYNGHKAIKTPQLDQAAAEAVRFDRFYAAAPVCSPTRCSVLTGRNPNRSAVYAWGWPIRPQEITLAERLKAAGYTTAHFGKWHLGSVRNDSPVNPGQNGFDRWVSAPNFYDNDPVLCDQGKAVKFKGESSDVTGDLAIDWIREQAESDKPFFAVVWFGSPHSPHVAADADRQLYEDSPKKFQDYYGEITGIDRAYGKIRSTLKELGIRDNTILWYCSDNGADKAKGSAGPFRQKKGSIYEGGLLVPGILEWPARFPQPESTEMRVTTCDIFPTVLAAAGLSPDAQRPLDGVNLLPLLAEKSDKRPSPIAFWQTPNRGVSTPSDQWMKSLMAKQESGGDLPADEVSVNAAQLPSPPISTESFPGHAALTDGDWKLHRIENAKGAVKFELYDLANDPYEKETVLTQYPDVAGKLKKLQNDWQTSVVNSLNGADYK from the coding sequence ATGCCGATTCGCTCCCTATTCGCCTGCCTGGCCTTCACGCTGTTTTCCTTCGCCACCCTGTTGGCCGATGAACGTCCCAACGTGATTCTGGTGATGGCCGATGATCAAGGTTGGGGTGACGTCAGCTACAACGGGCACAAGGCGATCAAGACGCCGCAACTGGATCAGGCGGCGGCCGAAGCGGTTCGCTTTGATCGTTTTTATGCGGCGGCGCCCGTTTGTTCGCCAACCCGCTGCAGTGTGTTGACTGGCCGCAATCCCAATCGCTCGGCGGTTTACGCGTGGGGTTGGCCGATTCGCCCGCAAGAGATCACGTTGGCTGAACGTCTGAAAGCGGCTGGCTACACGACGGCTCATTTCGGCAAGTGGCACCTTGGCTCGGTGCGCAACGACAGCCCGGTCAATCCTGGTCAGAATGGCTTTGATCGTTGGGTCAGCGCACCCAACTTCTACGACAATGACCCAGTCCTCTGTGATCAGGGGAAGGCGGTGAAGTTTAAAGGAGAAAGCTCGGACGTTACCGGCGACTTGGCGATCGATTGGATTCGCGAGCAGGCGGAGAGCGACAAGCCGTTCTTCGCCGTCGTCTGGTTCGGTTCGCCTCACTCGCCGCATGTCGCCGCTGACGCCGATCGACAGCTTTACGAAGATTCGCCGAAGAAGTTTCAGGACTACTATGGCGAGATCACCGGGATCGATCGGGCCTATGGTAAGATCCGCAGCACGCTAAAAGAGCTCGGCATTCGCGACAACACGATCCTGTGGTACTGCAGCGACAATGGCGCCGACAAAGCGAAAGGTTCGGCCGGTCCGTTTCGCCAGAAGAAAGGTTCGATCTACGAAGGCGGCTTGTTGGTGCCGGGCATTCTCGAGTGGCCTGCTCGTTTTCCCCAACCGGAATCGACCGAAATGCGCGTCACCACCTGCGACATCTTCCCCACGGTGTTGGCCGCCGCGGGATTGTCGCCAGACGCCCAGCGACCGCTCGACGGCGTGAACTTGTTGCCGCTGTTGGCAGAAAAGTCCGACAAACGGCCGAGCCCGATCGCCTTTTGGCAAACGCCCAATCGCGGCGTGTCGACGCCGTCGGACCAATGGATGAAGAGCTTGATGGCCAAACAAGAGTCGGGCGGCGATTTGCCGGCCGACGAGGTAAGCGTGAACGCGGCCCAGTTGCCGTCGCCGCCGATCTCGACTGAAAGTTTCCCAGGGCATGCCGCGCTGACCGATGGCGATTGGAAGTTGCATCGCATCGAGAACGCCAAAGGCGCCGTGAAGTTCGAGCTGTACGATCTCGCGAACGATCCGTACGAGAAAGAGACCGTGTTGACGCAATATCCGGACGTCGCCGGCAAGCTGAAAAAGCTGCAGAACGATTGGCAAACTTCGGTCGTCAACAGTCTGAACGGCGCCGATTACAAATAG